Proteins from a genomic interval of Thermococcus sp.:
- a CDS encoding DUF515 domain-containing protein, whose translation MVVLNVSEDIEAKIRRLRELGKASVEPEAPKTAKPPVKKPPKKPRPVGSIRERERRKRILIGASIVIIVILIISIGAYIYMENRAAQELTQAKNKKLAEVNTYFKPGSELMNTTFGKNARDELIRKINAAQTVDEVQSIDVKAAYQEAWNQYQAYLEEQKRLEMERQLNQTKKEKISQIEAQFSQLLAMPLPDNLKKKVIDSLNSLEEQVMSATSEQQVNAVNADPYLLELWREYYYYVIDTIPTQNVILERDNVKKIVTKAEAKSILGGILDYRELIQYKVYKVEFVDIALVLSRDKINGAFLAPGDKIMIFAKNATNAPFKEIVNEGYVELVLLPTQAGTISVNEAQSQTSSSSTTSSTQYSEQHNTQYTPGDTSITNGQAISDIYTNSQTASQSASASYSYTVDLTEILKAIAAGKIQASEDVKEQLRAYGWEIVDLEKESGMLVLDPNTQFLIIVKVPSIFVPDILSNQQYLYIAKVAT comes from the coding sequence ATGGTGGTGCTCAACGTGTCCGAGGATATCGAGGCGAAAATCCGCCGCCTTAGAGAGCTGGGTAAAGCCAGCGTAGAGCCTGAGGCCCCTAAAACGGCCAAGCCCCCTGTCAAGAAACCTCCTAAAAAGCCCCGCCCCGTGGGCAGTATCAGGGAGAGAGAAAGGAGAAAACGTATTCTCATTGGTGCATCAATCGTCATAATCGTGATTTTGATAATTTCTATAGGGGCTTACATTTACATGGAAAACCGTGCTGCCCAGGAACTCACCCAGGCCAAGAACAAAAAGCTCGCCGAGGTCAACACTTATTTTAAGCCCGGAAGTGAGCTCATGAACACGACGTTTGGGAAGAACGCCCGCGATGAGCTAATCAGAAAGATAAACGCTGCCCAGACTGTTGATGAGGTTCAATCGATAGACGTTAAAGCTGCCTATCAGGAGGCGTGGAACCAGTACCAGGCATATCTTGAGGAGCAGAAGCGCCTCGAAATGGAGCGTCAGCTCAACCAGACCAAGAAGGAGAAGATAAGCCAGATCGAGGCTCAGTTCAGCCAGCTTCTCGCCATGCCGCTGCCGGACAACCTCAAGAAGAAGGTCATTGACTCCCTGAACAGCCTCGAAGAACAGGTCATGAGCGCCACCAGTGAGCAGCAGGTCAATGCAGTAAACGCCGACCCGTATCTACTAGAGCTCTGGAGGGAGTACTACTACTACGTCATTGACACAATCCCGACCCAGAACGTCATCCTTGAGAGGGACAACGTCAAGAAGATAGTCACCAAAGCCGAGGCCAAATCCATCCTCGGAGGCATACTCGACTATAGGGAGCTCATCCAGTACAAGGTTTACAAGGTCGAGTTCGTTGATATCGCCCTCGTCCTCTCAAGGGACAAGATAAACGGCGCCTTCCTTGCTCCGGGAGACAAGATCATGATATTCGCCAAGAACGCGACCAACGCGCCCTTCAAAGAGATAGTCAACGAGGGTTACGTTGAGCTTGTTCTCCTGCCGACCCAGGCCGGAACCATATCCGTCAACGAGGCTCAGAGCCAGACGAGTTCATCGAGCACCACCTCATCCACCCAGTACTCCGAGCAGCACAACACCCAGTACACGCCGGGCGACACTTCCATAACCAACGGACAGGCCATTAGCGACATATATACCAACTCCCAGACTGCCAGCCAGAGCGCATCCGCCAGCTACAGCTACACCGTTGACCTCACCGAGATCCTTAAGGCCATCGCGGCCGGCAAGATACAGGCCAGCGAGGACGTCAAGGAGCAACTCAGGGCGTACGGCTGGGAGATAGTCGACCTTGAGAAGGAATCTGGCATGCTCGTGCTCGACCCGAACACCCAGTTCCTGATAATAGTAAAGGTGCCCTCAATATTCGTGCCGGACATACTCTCCAACCAGCAGTACCTGTACATCGCTAAGGTCGCAACATGA
- a CDS encoding TIGR04076 family protein, with protein sequence MERLEIRVIKIRGKCPVFSPGDRIVVEGAEVNLDETDAICTHAFASLLPYIVALRKGIKPSELGLGRGEKAYVQCLDPGPPYTDGGTVIFEITVVRDEAEEGVEDSKGGS encoded by the coding sequence ATGGAGCGGTTAGAGATTAGAGTAATAAAAATCCGGGGGAAATGTCCCGTTTTTAGCCCCGGGGACAGAATAGTGGTCGAGGGTGCAGAGGTCAACCTGGACGAAACCGACGCCATATGCACCCATGCCTTCGCATCGCTGCTACCGTACATAGTTGCGCTGCGAAAGGGTATTAAGCCCAGCGAACTAGGGCTTGGCAGGGGGGAGAAAGCTTATGTCCAGTGCCTTGACCCCGGACCGCCCTACACGGACGGCGGTACGGTAATCTTTGAGATAACGGTGGTTAGAGATGAAGCAGAGGAAGGCGTGGAGGATAGTAAGGGAGGTAGTTGA
- the trm14 gene encoding tRNA (guanine(6)-N2)-methyltransferase — MRLLLTTSQGIEDLAKAEVESLLSELGVPFRVEERPLSVEGRVLAEVGEAFYTDEKGRKRELSVPTYLNERSRLLHRVIVEMASERFEGIGDEEPEKALRRIEEFISGLPVEQYVKTSESFAVRSFRKGEHRITSLDIAKTVGKAIFDRLSRFGTPRVNLDHPAVIFRAELVGEVFFLGIDTTGDSSLHKRPWRVYDHPAHLKASIANALIELAKPDGGSFIDPFCGSGTIPIELALRDYSGRIIGLEKYRKHLRGAEMNALSAGVLKRIEFILGDATRLSEHVEDVDFAVSNLPYGLKIGRKSMIPRLYSEFFSELAKVLEKRGVFITTEKRAIERAITENGFEIRHHRLIGHGGLMVHTYVIE, encoded by the coding sequence ATGAGGCTTTTGCTGACGACCTCACAGGGGATTGAGGATTTAGCCAAGGCCGAAGTTGAGAGTCTGCTCTCCGAGCTGGGAGTTCCGTTTCGAGTGGAGGAAAGGCCCCTCAGCGTTGAGGGGAGGGTTCTGGCAGAGGTAGGCGAGGCCTTCTACACCGATGAAAAGGGACGGAAGAGGGAGCTGAGCGTTCCAACCTATCTGAACGAGCGTTCAAGGCTCCTCCACCGTGTAATAGTCGAGATGGCCAGCGAGAGGTTTGAGGGAATCGGCGACGAAGAGCCCGAGAAGGCGCTGAGGAGGATAGAGGAGTTCATCTCAGGGCTTCCTGTGGAGCAATACGTCAAAACCAGCGAGAGCTTCGCCGTGAGGAGCTTCCGAAAGGGCGAGCACAGGATAACGAGCCTCGACATTGCGAAAACAGTTGGAAAGGCAATCTTCGACCGCCTCTCCCGCTTCGGAACGCCGAGGGTCAACCTCGACCACCCCGCGGTTATTTTCAGGGCCGAGCTGGTAGGCGAGGTCTTCTTCCTCGGGATAGACACGACGGGAGACAGTTCCCTCCACAAGAGGCCGTGGAGAGTCTACGACCACCCCGCGCACCTAAAAGCGAGCATAGCGAACGCACTGATAGAGCTGGCCAAGCCGGACGGGGGCTCTTTCATAGACCCATTCTGCGGCTCCGGGACGATTCCAATAGAGCTCGCCCTAAGGGACTACTCAGGAAGGATAATCGGCCTTGAGAAGTACCGCAAGCATCTGCGTGGAGCTGAGATGAACGCACTCTCGGCGGGGGTCTTGAAGCGGATTGAGTTCATCCTCGGCGATGCCACCAGGCTGAGCGAGCACGTTGAGGACGTTGACTTTGCCGTCAGCAATCTCCCCTACGGTTTGAAGATAGGAAGGAAGAGCATGATACCGAGGCTGTACTCGGAGTTCTTCTCGGAGCTGGCGAAAGTCCTTGAGAAGCGCGGCGTCTTTATAACGACCGAGAAGAGGGCGATAGAGAGGGCCATAACCGAGAACGGCTTCGAGATCAGGCATCACAGGCTCATAGGGCACGGAGGGCTCATGGTGCACACCTATGTGATAGAATAG
- a CDS encoding cell division protein has protein sequence MEMKKLIGNVLLTAGLIAGSITAARIPPMWGGLAASLVVMGAGILLRRQGAREELHRAAESGTGGVRELERLLGDALARLEKVLDAPAEKAHAELTKILEELDEFAEKAQPLRIEGLMTYGKIMSIFSRGERALNRAWSAFADGYEEEGRKYLRYGYEDLKETLSAVKALRV, from the coding sequence ATGGAAATGAAGAAGCTCATCGGAAACGTCCTCCTCACAGCCGGACTCATAGCTGGTTCAATAACCGCCGCCAGGATACCGCCAATGTGGGGCGGTTTAGCAGCTTCCCTCGTGGTGATGGGAGCGGGAATACTCCTCAGGAGACAGGGTGCGAGGGAGGAGCTCCACAGGGCCGCCGAGAGCGGAACCGGTGGAGTCAGGGAGCTTGAGAGGCTCCTTGGCGACGCCTTGGCCAGGCTTGAGAAGGTCCTCGACGCCCCGGCTGAGAAGGCCCACGCCGAGCTCACCAAGATACTTGAGGAGCTCGACGAGTTCGCCGAGAAGGCCCAGCCGCTCCGCATTGAAGGCCTCATGACCTACGGAAAGATCATGAGCATCTTCAGCAGGGGCGAGAGGGCCCTCAACAGGGCCTGGAGCGCCTTCGCCGACGGTTACGAAGAAGAGGGAAGGAAATACCTCCGCTACGGCTATGAAGACCTCAAAGAGACCCTCAGTGCAGTTAAGGCCCTGAGGGTCTGA
- a CDS encoding GTPase has protein sequence MKQRKAWRIVREVVDEADIIVEVVDARDPIGTRNRKLERLVQEEGKPLLIVMNKADLVPKEWAEEYKRKSEIPVVFISARERKGTGILRKEIRKLAKPLLDERGKVKVALIGYPNVGKSTIINTLKGKKAVGTAPIPGYTKGKQLIRLSRKIWLLDSPGVVPIDDFDELVIKGGFPADKIDEPVKPALKLISRILETRKEAITEKFEIDGFESEEEILRKIGERRGLIKAGGEVDIEETARWFLREWQTGRFTLFGREEKREEEFTWDFEDVLDGIEKDLLLDPRRILWKYGDELRKKLDNRKRVGIREIEGFTVGIATGFKKCDGGIKLLERLTGKHVLASECFGKKWKGVVVIME, from the coding sequence ATGAAGCAGAGGAAGGCGTGGAGGATAGTAAGGGAGGTAGTTGACGAGGCCGACATCATAGTCGAGGTAGTCGATGCAAGGGACCCGATAGGGACGAGGAACAGAAAGCTTGAGAGGCTCGTCCAGGAGGAGGGCAAACCGCTCCTCATAGTCATGAACAAGGCCGATTTGGTGCCGAAGGAGTGGGCCGAGGAGTACAAGCGGAAGAGCGAGATTCCGGTCGTCTTCATAAGCGCTAGGGAGCGGAAGGGGACGGGAATCCTGAGGAAGGAAATAAGAAAGCTCGCAAAACCCCTGCTCGACGAGAGGGGGAAGGTTAAGGTCGCCCTCATAGGATACCCCAACGTTGGGAAGAGCACGATAATCAACACTCTGAAGGGCAAGAAGGCCGTCGGCACCGCCCCAATACCCGGCTACACAAAGGGAAAGCAGCTGATACGGCTCAGCAGGAAGATATGGCTTTTGGACTCTCCTGGCGTTGTTCCAATAGACGACTTCGACGAGCTGGTCATCAAAGGAGGCTTTCCTGCAGACAAGATAGACGAACCCGTCAAACCCGCTTTGAAGCTCATCTCACGCATCCTCGAAACGAGGAAGGAGGCAATAACCGAGAAGTTCGAAATAGATGGGTTCGAGAGCGAGGAGGAGATACTGAGAAAAATCGGCGAGAGGAGGGGCCTGATAAAGGCCGGGGGCGAGGTCGATATCGAGGAGACGGCGAGGTGGTTCCTGAGGGAGTGGCAGACGGGTCGCTTTACCCTCTTCGGAAGGGAGGAGAAAAGGGAGGAAGAATTTACCTGGGACTTCGAGGACGTCCTGGACGGGATTGAGAAGGACCTGCTCCTAGACCCAAGGAGGATCCTCTGGAAGTACGGAGACGAGTTAAGGAAAAAACTCGACAACCGGAAGCGCGTTGGGATACGGGAGATAGAGGGGTTCACAGTTGGGATAGCGACCGGTTTTAAAAAGTGCGACGGCGGGATAAAGCTCCTCGAAAGGCTCACCGGCAAACACGTTCTGGCGAGCGAGTGCTTCGGGAAGAAGTGGAAGGGTGTAGTGGTAATAATGGAGTGA
- a CDS encoding OPT family oligopeptide transporter produces the protein MADANWKLGEATWKRKDSDETYREITPAAVILGVIWGAFMAASFTYAGMIMGFTSGGSAIAAIVGWGVLRGILKKGTVVENNIVQTIASAVNISVSGVIFTIPALYIMGLHQEINTTYFFLATAAGAILGITFIIPLRKQMIEIDRLRFPTGTAVATVLKTPGSGIEKARLLFLGMAVSAAVYLIQQFPVLGLPEVIPEYVDLGAMLHLPDWVSLAMALSLMVFGMGLITGRNGLIVLAGGILSYYIITPIVKSLGWLPSDVTGGAISGFVYANMTRPLGIGMLLGGSIAGLILSMPVIIVALRSIANASKLGTGRNEELPIKYLYAGIALAFLLLLATTYRLGNLGIGRSLLTALVGVAWIFVASLLVAMSTGMTDWSPVSGLSLVSVMILLYLTGKQVPLTILLGATVGVAISGAADMMQDLKTGHLVGGIPSRQQKVELLTAWLGPIIALTVVGLIWKAYGIGNEAVPAPQAMALKSMVEAILGGNVPVDKFIAGGILGFALSMSGIPGLGVLVGLSMYLPMLYILPYGLGCIVHEIAKRKKGSEFITEKVLPVAAGLMVGEAAMTLLFAVLTVLGVLHP, from the coding sequence ATGGCGGACGCCAACTGGAAGCTTGGAGAAGCGACCTGGAAGCGTAAGGATTCGGACGAGACCTACCGCGAAATAACTCCCGCTGCGGTAATCCTCGGTGTCATCTGGGGCGCCTTTATGGCGGCCAGCTTCACCTACGCTGGGATGATAATGGGCTTCACCTCCGGCGGTTCGGCCATAGCGGCCATCGTCGGCTGGGGTGTGCTGAGGGGAATCCTCAAGAAGGGAACCGTCGTCGAGAACAACATCGTCCAGACCATAGCTTCGGCAGTCAACATATCTGTCTCGGGAGTCATCTTCACCATACCGGCGCTCTACATCATGGGCCTGCACCAGGAGATAAACACGACCTACTTCTTCCTCGCCACCGCGGCCGGGGCGATACTGGGAATCACCTTCATCATCCCCCTGAGGAAGCAGATGATCGAGATAGACAGGCTTCGCTTCCCGACCGGTACGGCAGTTGCCACCGTCCTCAAGACCCCGGGAAGCGGAATCGAGAAGGCCAGGCTGCTCTTCCTCGGCATGGCCGTCAGCGCGGCCGTCTACCTGATCCAGCAGTTCCCGGTGCTCGGCCTCCCGGAGGTCATCCCGGAGTACGTTGACCTCGGCGCGATGCTCCACCTCCCCGACTGGGTCAGCCTCGCCATGGCCCTCTCGCTGATGGTCTTCGGTATGGGCCTCATCACCGGAAGGAACGGCCTCATAGTCCTCGCCGGTGGAATACTCTCCTACTACATCATAACCCCGATAGTCAAGAGCCTCGGCTGGCTCCCGAGCGACGTGACCGGCGGCGCGATCAGCGGCTTCGTCTACGCCAACATGACCAGGCCCCTCGGCATCGGTATGCTCCTCGGCGGTTCGATAGCCGGCCTCATACTCTCGATGCCGGTCATCATAGTCGCCCTCAGGAGCATAGCCAACGCGAGCAAGCTCGGAACCGGCAGGAACGAGGAGCTCCCGATCAAGTACCTCTACGCGGGAATAGCTTTGGCCTTCCTCCTTCTTCTGGCCACCACCTACAGGCTCGGCAACCTCGGCATCGGCAGGAGCCTGCTCACAGCCCTCGTCGGTGTCGCCTGGATATTCGTCGCCTCGCTGCTCGTGGCAATGTCCACCGGAATGACCGACTGGAGCCCGGTTTCCGGCCTCTCCCTCGTGTCGGTCATGATACTCCTCTACCTCACGGGGAAGCAGGTGCCGCTGACCATACTCCTCGGAGCCACCGTCGGCGTCGCCATATCCGGTGCAGCGGACATGATGCAGGACCTCAAGACCGGCCACCTCGTCGGCGGTATTCCCTCAAGACAGCAGAAGGTCGAGCTCCTCACCGCCTGGCTCGGCCCGATAATAGCCCTCACCGTCGTCGGCCTCATCTGGAAGGCCTACGGCATAGGAAATGAGGCCGTCCCGGCACCGCAGGCGATGGCCCTCAAGTCCATGGTTGAGGCCATTCTCGGCGGCAACGTCCCGGTGGACAAGTTCATCGCCGGCGGAATCCTCGGCTTCGCCCTCTCGATGAGCGGAATACCGGGACTCGGCGTCCTCGTCGGCCTGTCGATGTACCTGCCGATGCTCTACATCCTGCCCTACGGACTTGGCTGTATCGTCCATGAGATAGCCAAGAGGAAGAAGGGCAGCGAGTTCATAACCGAGAAGGTCCTCCCAGTGGCAGCGGGGCTGATGGTCGGTGAGGCCGCGATGACCCTTCTCTTCGCGGTTCTCACAGTGCTCGGAGTGCTCCACCCGTGA
- a CDS encoding type II secretion system F family protein: protein MGVVKAITDFLERLGGKTVEVAEKPIRRIPQGKSVQERLRALKELQKEIEREKTETEKEKEIEEMLEWRKKEIQKPFSERLAETVLRYFKGPVEALTNSLRGLDQDLYRASILMPKEKYVALMLAVAIFAGIFGFLFAYLLYVPVDMSALVGFLGFVGGFMYMRYYPRMVWKRRVVEVERAMPYALRHMASLLSAGVGISEALLSVARADYGVISEEFELILRDMRTGSSFEDALTKFDEKMGSENVSRVVKQILRAIKFGGNLSEILYKLAEDFAFEYRMKLVEYVQRVNGIAFIYMFMTIVMPTMFVVGILAGSVMSQQLILPPETLAVILLFAFPALSFIVVNMIKKGEPR from the coding sequence GTGGGCGTCGTTAAAGCCATCACCGACTTTTTGGAACGCCTAGGCGGAAAGACTGTCGAGGTAGCGGAAAAGCCCATAAGGAGAATTCCACAGGGAAAGAGTGTTCAGGAAAGGCTCAGGGCGCTCAAGGAGCTCCAGAAAGAGATTGAGAGAGAAAAGACTGAGACAGAGAAGGAAAAGGAAATCGAGGAGATGCTTGAATGGAGGAAGAAGGAGATACAGAAACCCTTTTCTGAGAGGCTTGCCGAGACCGTGCTCCGCTACTTCAAAGGGCCCGTGGAGGCGCTCACGAACTCGCTGAGGGGGCTTGATCAGGATCTCTACAGGGCAAGTATCTTAATGCCCAAGGAAAAATATGTCGCCCTGATGCTCGCGGTGGCGATTTTTGCCGGTATCTTTGGATTTCTATTTGCATATCTCCTGTACGTTCCGGTTGATATGTCTGCCCTGGTAGGATTCCTGGGTTTTGTGGGCGGTTTCATGTACATGAGGTACTACCCGAGGATGGTCTGGAAGCGCAGGGTTGTTGAGGTAGAGAGAGCCATGCCCTACGCCCTGAGGCACATGGCGTCCCTCCTGAGTGCGGGCGTTGGTATCTCCGAGGCCCTGCTCTCGGTTGCCCGTGCAGATTATGGCGTCATCTCCGAGGAGTTCGAGCTCATATTGAGGGATATGAGAACTGGTTCGTCCTTTGAGGATGCCCTTACAAAGTTCGATGAGAAGATGGGTTCAGAAAACGTCAGCCGCGTCGTCAAGCAGATATTGAGGGCAATTAAGTTCGGTGGAAACCTTTCCGAGATTCTCTACAAGCTGGCGGAGGACTTTGCCTTCGAATACAGAATGAAACTGGTGGAGTATGTCCAGAGGGTTAATGGTATAGCTTTCATCTACATGTTCATGACTATAGTCATGCCCACAATGTTTGTCGTTGGAATACTCGCCGGCTCAGTGATGTCTCAGCAGCTTATACTGCCCCCTGAGACCCTGGCGGTTATACTGCTCTTTGCCTTCCCGGCACTGTCGTTTATAGTGGTTAACATGATCAAGAAAGGAGAGCCGAGGTGA
- a CDS encoding CpaF family protein — protein MLDEKKKKKETVSWIDEILNGEDDLLENVLKKDKKKEEEEEHLPFVREEGGIDLEEILSRPSPEEAITSRPTGADLLGEILVKEEKTPPKKPKPAPKPRPPSTLQDILGSSIRSEEATYAGKAEVLDAYGNVRILRVKGEPVPIYEIRLPKLSREEEELFKRIKDRAITELQIDPSAFPDLEERRRVFMNAVRRMIKEEAPHFSEGRIEVLTEMIVQSMIGYGKLDPLVRDDNLEEIMVIGTNRPVYVWHRRFNMCKTNIIFPEEKEILNIIERIAREVGRRIDQQSPLLDARLPDGSRVNATIPPISLDGPTITIRKFKKDPLTIIDLIKYGTMNTDIAALLWIFVDGLGVKPANVLVAGGTGSGKTTTLNSLAMFIPPSERVITIEDTAELQLPVEHWIRLETRPPNVEGRGEITMDDLVKNTLRMRPDRIIVGEVRGPEARTMFTAMNTGHDGCMGTIHSNSARETIVRLESPPMNVPKIMIPALDIIIMQVRFHSRKKGTIRRITEIAEISGIEGESVQLNKLYKYDPAKDELIPTGVPSRTLNTLAHHTGMSISELEFEKEKRKIILDWMIEKGIRSIEKVGYYIRQFYIDEEALLKKIQVESSIETSRQIKNII, from the coding sequence GTGCTGGACGAGAAGAAAAAGAAGAAGGAAACCGTCTCGTGGATTGATGAGATACTGAACGGAGAGGATGACCTCCTTGAGAACGTGCTCAAGAAGGACAAGAAAAAGGAGGAAGAGGAGGAGCACCTTCCTTTTGTGAGGGAAGAGGGAGGTATCGATCTTGAGGAGATCCTCAGCCGTCCTTCCCCTGAGGAGGCGATAACCAGCAGGCCCACCGGGGCGGATCTCCTGGGCGAGATACTTGTCAAGGAGGAGAAGACTCCTCCCAAAAAACCCAAGCCCGCTCCCAAGCCAAGACCCCCTTCAACCCTTCAGGACATACTGGGCTCTTCGATTCGCTCGGAGGAGGCCACCTATGCCGGAAAGGCCGAGGTTCTTGATGCATACGGAAACGTTCGCATACTCCGTGTAAAGGGTGAGCCCGTTCCCATATATGAGATACGCCTCCCCAAGCTGAGCCGTGAGGAGGAAGAGCTGTTCAAGAGAATAAAAGACAGGGCGATAACTGAACTCCAGATAGATCCAAGCGCCTTCCCTGACCTTGAAGAGCGCAGACGCGTCTTCATGAACGCCGTCAGGCGGATGATCAAGGAAGAGGCCCCCCATTTCTCAGAGGGCAGGATTGAGGTTCTCACAGAGATGATAGTCCAGTCCATGATCGGCTACGGTAAGCTCGATCCTCTCGTCCGCGACGACAACCTTGAGGAAATAATGGTTATCGGAACAAACAGGCCCGTGTACGTCTGGCACAGGCGCTTTAACATGTGCAAGACCAACATAATCTTTCCGGAGGAAAAGGAGATACTCAACATAATAGAGCGCATTGCCAGGGAGGTTGGGAGGAGAATAGACCAGCAGAGTCCGCTCCTCGATGCACGTCTCCCGGACGGAAGTCGTGTAAACGCCACAATACCTCCGATCAGCCTCGACGGTCCCACCATAACCATCCGTAAGTTCAAGAAAGACCCGCTCACGATAATTGACCTTATAAAATACGGAACAATGAACACGGACATAGCTGCCCTCCTCTGGATATTTGTAGATGGCCTTGGAGTTAAACCTGCCAACGTTCTCGTGGCGGGGGGTACTGGTTCCGGAAAGACGACCACCCTGAACTCCCTGGCGATGTTTATACCTCCAAGCGAGCGTGTTATTACAATAGAGGACACCGCCGAGCTTCAGCTCCCGGTTGAGCACTGGATCAGGCTTGAGACAAGGCCGCCCAACGTTGAGGGCAGGGGAGAAATCACGATGGACGACCTCGTGAAGAACACCCTCCGTATGCGTCCCGACAGAATCATAGTCGGTGAGGTTCGTGGCCCCGAGGCCAGGACGATGTTCACTGCGATGAACACGGGTCACGATGGATGTATGGGAACCATCCATTCCAACAGCGCGAGGGAAACCATAGTCCGTCTTGAGAGCCCCCCGATGAATGTTCCAAAGATAATGATACCTGCCCTTGACATAATCATAATGCAGGTGAGGTTCCACAGCAGGAAGAAGGGAACCATAAGGCGCATTACTGAGATTGCAGAGATATCTGGTATAGAAGGAGAAAGCGTCCAGCTGAACAAGCTGTACAAGTATGATCCCGCGAAGGACGAGCTTATACCCACGGGTGTTCCCAGTAGGACTCTCAATACACTTGCCCACCACACCGGAATGAGCATATCTGAACTTGAGTTCGAGAAGGAGAAGCGCAAGATAATCCTCGACTGGATGATAGAAAAGGGCATAAGGAGCATAGAGAAGGTTGGGTACTACATAAGACAGTTCTACATAGACGAGGAGGCACTGCTGAAGAAAATTCAGGTAGAGAGTAGCATCGAAACCAGCAGACAGATTAAGAATATAATCTAG